One part of the Xiphophorus maculatus strain JP 163 A chromosome 1, X_maculatus-5.0-male, whole genome shotgun sequence genome encodes these proteins:
- the LOC111608934 gene encoding uncharacterized protein LOC111608934 isoform X2 — MDSVLYQVTPAVGADGRGIMKLIPVQRSNRQPPSAQQDVQRSNGQLLGQSYLTQTRAQVISDQSFPTQTPILRTNGLSHPTLVPVQLLSAQFFPTQTPVQSFPIQTPVQIINGQSAPMQMPFQRTDGQSYLTAVPQKVFTVFKPLLQSASPPFVSPLNVLAGKMDSLKTQSLQQQTKARIPQTESPSVGSSSEIPASETSPALRKSEVPNFPTEAHVPSVYSSKHQPVVKDQTFSPSASFSAKRSSPIVIYLSPDSTENPEVALGSAADRLRELAVMVNTCDSLCKSAGSEPFTCDAPLKKGPAPKLKLIPKASGRPCSPTRWVIEEIGSCLAKGPSIKPPPSESAHFSKKQDVPNQTLPENPNPWVVYDGRMFYGTKAGRSSSKPPTATQSLPPSSFSSLQQPVGSAGSLTNEVIDLCDDDCSPSSNMSSVYCEEEDHVIFVSYVPPKSKSGSGLKDGLGSGSSSSRTNATAGRDTGQVQSPSISLNGSGPAEGVIVESLNPKCLIGTTKQCPDNLEMDTEAGSSRSPSKEEHPATVQNSELPVPAGTSSSAPEPCQKSDHQLRNIFGITADVKICLQKIDEMPHWCVSASVVQTKSRGPVDGSDPSRDVLKAKEVSLQDFPSPDKLDDNVRTEREHSLSPHSRTLRSPCVSKENCCSFSPQAKPVFGYVEPIDEDFPDENDLPQLQDTPVHPQTQTCVEVTANTRRMGRTRKRTMCLCCVPPTLLPVIKSGTRLEELEMWMSAIEPANKRVGRTKAARKTSTRISHPNCRVHKPPAGSDPSTVPEGLKRHEQIKKHNEHQAKKLPK; from the exons ATGGACAG TGTCCTCTACCAGGTAACGCCTGCTGTTGGAGCCGATGGGAGGGGTATTATGAAGCTGATTCCTGTCCAACGGAGCAACAGGCAGCCTCCCTCGGCCCAGCAGGACGTCCAAAGGAGTAACGGACAGTTACTAGGACAGTCCTACTTGACTCAGACACGTGCCCAGGTAATCAGTGATCAGTCGTTCCCCACTCAGACGCCCATCCTGAGGACCAACGGACTGTCTCACCCGACCCTGGTGCCTGTTCAGTTACTCAGTGCACAGTTCTTCCCGACTCAGACCCCTGTCCAGTCTTTCCCCATCCAGACACCTGTCCAGATAATTAATGGACAGTCCGCCCCGATGCAGATGCCTTTCCAGAGGACCGATGGACAGTCCTACCTGACTGCGGTTCCTCAGAAAGTCTTTACAGTGTTTAAGCCCCTGCTTCAGAGCGCCTCTCCACCGTTTGTTTCTCCGCTGAATGTGTTGGCTGGTAAAATGGACTCCTTAAAAACCCAAAGTCTTCAGCAGCAGACCAAGGCCAGGATTCCCCAGACCGAATCCCCTTCAGTAGGAAGCTCCAGTGAGATTCCAGCATCAGAGACATCTCCAGCACTCCGTAAGTCAGAAGTCCCAAATTTCCCTACTGAAGCACATGTCCCGAGTGTTTACTCGTCCAAGCATCAGCCAGTTGTCAAGGATCAGACCTTTTCTCCCTCGGCAAGCTTCTCTGCCAAACGCAGTTCCCCCATTGTGATCTACTTGTCACCAGACAGCACAGAGAACCCAGAGGTGGCCCTCGGCTCTGCGGCTGACAGGCTGAGAGAACTGGCGGTGATGGTAAACACTTGTGATTCGCTGTGCAAGAGTGCAGGATCAGAACCGTTCACCTGTGACGCACCTTTAAAGAAAGGACCAGCCCCCAAGTTAAAACTGATTCCAAAGGCGTCGGGGAGACCTTGCAGTCCAACACGGTGGGTCATAGAGGAGATAGGTAGCTGTTTAGCCAAAGGCCCCTCCATAAAGCCGCCGCCTTCTGAATCTGCCCACTTCTCCAAGAAGCAAGACGTTCCCAATCAAACCTTGCCGGAAAATCCAAATCCTTGGGTGGTGTATGATGGAAGGATGTTTTATGGAACCAAAGCGGGCCGCTCGTCTTCTAAGCCCCCCACAGCCACACAGTCGCTTCCTCCAtcttcattttcatctttacaACAGCCAGTCGGGTCAGCGGGATCGCTAACAAACGAAGTGATTGATCTTTGTGACGACGACTGCTCTCCGTCCTCTAACATGTCCTCCGTTTACTGTGAAGAGGAAGACCATGTGATCTTTGTGTCTTATGTTCCACCCAAGTCCAAGTCTGGCTCTGGCCTGAAGGATGGGTTGGGCAGTGGAAGCTCCAGCAGCAGGACTAATGCTACGGCTGGAAGAGACACAGGTCAGGTCCAGAGCCCCTCCATCAGCCTCAATGGTTCCGGTCCAGCAGAGGGGGTCATAGTTGAGAGTTTAAACCCAAAGTGTCTGATAGGAACCACTAAGCAGTGTCCAGATAATCTGGAGATGGACACTGAGGCGGGAAGCTCACGGAGTCCCAGCAAGGAAGAACATCCTGCAACAGTACAG AACTCTGAACTTCCTGTTCCTGCGGGGACATCTTCATCAGCACCAGAACCTTGTCAAAAGTCCGACCACCAGCTCAGGAACATATTTGGGATTacagctgatgtaaaaatttgCCTTCAAAAGATTGATGAAATGCCACATTGGTGTGTCTCAGCAAGCGTGGTACAAACAAAGTCCCGAGGTCCAGTGGACGGGAGTGACCCGTCGAGAGATGTTCTAAAAGCCAAAGAGGTTTCTCTGCAGGACTTTCCCAGTCCAGATAAACTGGACGATAACGTCCGGACTGAACGGGAGCACTCACTGTCGCCTCACTCCAGAACTCTGAGAAGTCCGTGTGTCTCAAAGGAGAACTGCTGTTCCTTTTCACCTCAAGCCAAGCCTGTGTTCGGCTACGTTGAACCCATTGACGAGGACTTCCCCGACGAAAACGACCTTCCCCAGTTACAGGACACGCCTGTCCATCCTCAGACGCAGACATGTGTGGAAGTCACCGCGAACACTAGGAGAATGGGCCGGACAAGGAAACGCACCATGTGTCTGTGCTGTGTCCCCCCTACTCTGCTTCCCGTTATCAAATCCGGCACCAGGTTGGAAGAGTTGGAGATGTGGATGTCGGCGATAGAGCCGGCGAATAAACGAGTAGGGCGAACGAAGGCTGCGAGGAAAACCTCCACGAGGATCAGCCACCCCAACTGTAGGGTACACAAGCCTCCAGCCGGCAGTGACCCCTCCACTGTCCCTGAGGGGTTGAAAAGACACGAACAGATCAAGAAACACAATGAACATCAGGCGAAGAAGCTACCCAAATGA
- the LOC111608934 gene encoding uncharacterized protein LOC111608934 isoform X1, with amino-acid sequence MDSVLYQVTPAVGADGRGIMKLIPVQRSNRQPPSAQQDVQRSNGQLLGQSYLTQTRAQVISDQSFPTQTPILRTNGLSHPTLVPVQLLSAQFFPTQTPVQSFPIQTPVQIINGQSAPMQMPFQRTDGQSYLTAVPQKVFTVFKPLLQSASPPFVSPLNVLAGKMDSLKTQSLQQQTKARIPQTESPSVGSSSEIPASETSPALRKSEVPNFPTEAHVPSVYSSKHQPVVKDQTFSPSASFSAKRSSPIVIYLSPDSTENPEVALGSAADRLRELAVMVNTCDSLCKSAGSEPFTCDAPLKKGPAPKLKLIPKASGRPCSPTRWVIEEIGSCLAKGPSIKPPPSESAHFSKKQDVPNQTLPENPNPWVVYDGRMFYGTKAGRSSSKPPTATQSLPPSSFSSLQQPVGSAGSLTNEVIDLCDDDCSPSSNMSSVYCEEEDHVIFVSYVPPKSKSGSGLKDGLGSGSSSSRTNATAGRDTGQVQSPSISLNGSGPAEGVIVESLNPKCLIGTTKQCPDNLEMDTEAGSSRSPSKEEHPATVQQNSELPVPAGTSSSAPEPCQKSDHQLRNIFGITADVKICLQKIDEMPHWCVSASVVQTKSRGPVDGSDPSRDVLKAKEVSLQDFPSPDKLDDNVRTEREHSLSPHSRTLRSPCVSKENCCSFSPQAKPVFGYVEPIDEDFPDENDLPQLQDTPVHPQTQTCVEVTANTRRMGRTRKRTMCLCCVPPTLLPVIKSGTRLEELEMWMSAIEPANKRVGRTKAARKTSTRISHPNCRVHKPPAGSDPSTVPEGLKRHEQIKKHNEHQAKKLPK; translated from the exons ATGGACAG TGTCCTCTACCAGGTAACGCCTGCTGTTGGAGCCGATGGGAGGGGTATTATGAAGCTGATTCCTGTCCAACGGAGCAACAGGCAGCCTCCCTCGGCCCAGCAGGACGTCCAAAGGAGTAACGGACAGTTACTAGGACAGTCCTACTTGACTCAGACACGTGCCCAGGTAATCAGTGATCAGTCGTTCCCCACTCAGACGCCCATCCTGAGGACCAACGGACTGTCTCACCCGACCCTGGTGCCTGTTCAGTTACTCAGTGCACAGTTCTTCCCGACTCAGACCCCTGTCCAGTCTTTCCCCATCCAGACACCTGTCCAGATAATTAATGGACAGTCCGCCCCGATGCAGATGCCTTTCCAGAGGACCGATGGACAGTCCTACCTGACTGCGGTTCCTCAGAAAGTCTTTACAGTGTTTAAGCCCCTGCTTCAGAGCGCCTCTCCACCGTTTGTTTCTCCGCTGAATGTGTTGGCTGGTAAAATGGACTCCTTAAAAACCCAAAGTCTTCAGCAGCAGACCAAGGCCAGGATTCCCCAGACCGAATCCCCTTCAGTAGGAAGCTCCAGTGAGATTCCAGCATCAGAGACATCTCCAGCACTCCGTAAGTCAGAAGTCCCAAATTTCCCTACTGAAGCACATGTCCCGAGTGTTTACTCGTCCAAGCATCAGCCAGTTGTCAAGGATCAGACCTTTTCTCCCTCGGCAAGCTTCTCTGCCAAACGCAGTTCCCCCATTGTGATCTACTTGTCACCAGACAGCACAGAGAACCCAGAGGTGGCCCTCGGCTCTGCGGCTGACAGGCTGAGAGAACTGGCGGTGATGGTAAACACTTGTGATTCGCTGTGCAAGAGTGCAGGATCAGAACCGTTCACCTGTGACGCACCTTTAAAGAAAGGACCAGCCCCCAAGTTAAAACTGATTCCAAAGGCGTCGGGGAGACCTTGCAGTCCAACACGGTGGGTCATAGAGGAGATAGGTAGCTGTTTAGCCAAAGGCCCCTCCATAAAGCCGCCGCCTTCTGAATCTGCCCACTTCTCCAAGAAGCAAGACGTTCCCAATCAAACCTTGCCGGAAAATCCAAATCCTTGGGTGGTGTATGATGGAAGGATGTTTTATGGAACCAAAGCGGGCCGCTCGTCTTCTAAGCCCCCCACAGCCACACAGTCGCTTCCTCCAtcttcattttcatctttacaACAGCCAGTCGGGTCAGCGGGATCGCTAACAAACGAAGTGATTGATCTTTGTGACGACGACTGCTCTCCGTCCTCTAACATGTCCTCCGTTTACTGTGAAGAGGAAGACCATGTGATCTTTGTGTCTTATGTTCCACCCAAGTCCAAGTCTGGCTCTGGCCTGAAGGATGGGTTGGGCAGTGGAAGCTCCAGCAGCAGGACTAATGCTACGGCTGGAAGAGACACAGGTCAGGTCCAGAGCCCCTCCATCAGCCTCAATGGTTCCGGTCCAGCAGAGGGGGTCATAGTTGAGAGTTTAAACCCAAAGTGTCTGATAGGAACCACTAAGCAGTGTCCAGATAATCTGGAGATGGACACTGAGGCGGGAAGCTCACGGAGTCCCAGCAAGGAAGAACATCCTGCAACAGTACAG CAGAACTCTGAACTTCCTGTTCCTGCGGGGACATCTTCATCAGCACCAGAACCTTGTCAAAAGTCCGACCACCAGCTCAGGAACATATTTGGGATTacagctgatgtaaaaatttgCCTTCAAAAGATTGATGAAATGCCACATTGGTGTGTCTCAGCAAGCGTGGTACAAACAAAGTCCCGAGGTCCAGTGGACGGGAGTGACCCGTCGAGAGATGTTCTAAAAGCCAAAGAGGTTTCTCTGCAGGACTTTCCCAGTCCAGATAAACTGGACGATAACGTCCGGACTGAACGGGAGCACTCACTGTCGCCTCACTCCAGAACTCTGAGAAGTCCGTGTGTCTCAAAGGAGAACTGCTGTTCCTTTTCACCTCAAGCCAAGCCTGTGTTCGGCTACGTTGAACCCATTGACGAGGACTTCCCCGACGAAAACGACCTTCCCCAGTTACAGGACACGCCTGTCCATCCTCAGACGCAGACATGTGTGGAAGTCACCGCGAACACTAGGAGAATGGGCCGGACAAGGAAACGCACCATGTGTCTGTGCTGTGTCCCCCCTACTCTGCTTCCCGTTATCAAATCCGGCACCAGGTTGGAAGAGTTGGAGATGTGGATGTCGGCGATAGAGCCGGCGAATAAACGAGTAGGGCGAACGAAGGCTGCGAGGAAAACCTCCACGAGGATCAGCCACCCCAACTGTAGGGTACACAAGCCTCCAGCCGGCAGTGACCCCTCCACTGTCCCTGAGGGGTTGAAAAGACACGAACAGATCAAGAAACACAATGAACATCAGGCGAAGAAGCTACCCAAATGA
- the LOC111608934 gene encoding uncharacterized protein LOC111608934 isoform X3, with product MKLIPVQRSNRQPPSAQQDVQRSNGQLLGQSYLTQTRAQVISDQSFPTQTPILRTNGLSHPTLVPVQLLSAQFFPTQTPVQSFPIQTPVQIINGQSAPMQMPFQRTDGQSYLTAVPQKVFTVFKPLLQSASPPFVSPLNVLAGKMDSLKTQSLQQQTKARIPQTESPSVGSSSEIPASETSPALRKSEVPNFPTEAHVPSVYSSKHQPVVKDQTFSPSASFSAKRSSPIVIYLSPDSTENPEVALGSAADRLRELAVMVNTCDSLCKSAGSEPFTCDAPLKKGPAPKLKLIPKASGRPCSPTRWVIEEIGSCLAKGPSIKPPPSESAHFSKKQDVPNQTLPENPNPWVVYDGRMFYGTKAGRSSSKPPTATQSLPPSSFSSLQQPVGSAGSLTNEVIDLCDDDCSPSSNMSSVYCEEEDHVIFVSYVPPKSKSGSGLKDGLGSGSSSSRTNATAGRDTGQVQSPSISLNGSGPAEGVIVESLNPKCLIGTTKQCPDNLEMDTEAGSSRSPSKEEHPATVQQNSELPVPAGTSSSAPEPCQKSDHQLRNIFGITADVKICLQKIDEMPHWCVSASVVQTKSRGPVDGSDPSRDVLKAKEVSLQDFPSPDKLDDNVRTEREHSLSPHSRTLRSPCVSKENCCSFSPQAKPVFGYVEPIDEDFPDENDLPQLQDTPVHPQTQTCVEVTANTRRMGRTRKRTMCLCCVPPTLLPVIKSGTRLEELEMWMSAIEPANKRVGRTKAARKTSTRISHPNCRVHKPPAGSDPSTVPEGLKRHEQIKKHNEHQAKKLPK from the exons ATGAAGCTGATTCCTGTCCAACGGAGCAACAGGCAGCCTCCCTCGGCCCAGCAGGACGTCCAAAGGAGTAACGGACAGTTACTAGGACAGTCCTACTTGACTCAGACACGTGCCCAGGTAATCAGTGATCAGTCGTTCCCCACTCAGACGCCCATCCTGAGGACCAACGGACTGTCTCACCCGACCCTGGTGCCTGTTCAGTTACTCAGTGCACAGTTCTTCCCGACTCAGACCCCTGTCCAGTCTTTCCCCATCCAGACACCTGTCCAGATAATTAATGGACAGTCCGCCCCGATGCAGATGCCTTTCCAGAGGACCGATGGACAGTCCTACCTGACTGCGGTTCCTCAGAAAGTCTTTACAGTGTTTAAGCCCCTGCTTCAGAGCGCCTCTCCACCGTTTGTTTCTCCGCTGAATGTGTTGGCTGGTAAAATGGACTCCTTAAAAACCCAAAGTCTTCAGCAGCAGACCAAGGCCAGGATTCCCCAGACCGAATCCCCTTCAGTAGGAAGCTCCAGTGAGATTCCAGCATCAGAGACATCTCCAGCACTCCGTAAGTCAGAAGTCCCAAATTTCCCTACTGAAGCACATGTCCCGAGTGTTTACTCGTCCAAGCATCAGCCAGTTGTCAAGGATCAGACCTTTTCTCCCTCGGCAAGCTTCTCTGCCAAACGCAGTTCCCCCATTGTGATCTACTTGTCACCAGACAGCACAGAGAACCCAGAGGTGGCCCTCGGCTCTGCGGCTGACAGGCTGAGAGAACTGGCGGTGATGGTAAACACTTGTGATTCGCTGTGCAAGAGTGCAGGATCAGAACCGTTCACCTGTGACGCACCTTTAAAGAAAGGACCAGCCCCCAAGTTAAAACTGATTCCAAAGGCGTCGGGGAGACCTTGCAGTCCAACACGGTGGGTCATAGAGGAGATAGGTAGCTGTTTAGCCAAAGGCCCCTCCATAAAGCCGCCGCCTTCTGAATCTGCCCACTTCTCCAAGAAGCAAGACGTTCCCAATCAAACCTTGCCGGAAAATCCAAATCCTTGGGTGGTGTATGATGGAAGGATGTTTTATGGAACCAAAGCGGGCCGCTCGTCTTCTAAGCCCCCCACAGCCACACAGTCGCTTCCTCCAtcttcattttcatctttacaACAGCCAGTCGGGTCAGCGGGATCGCTAACAAACGAAGTGATTGATCTTTGTGACGACGACTGCTCTCCGTCCTCTAACATGTCCTCCGTTTACTGTGAAGAGGAAGACCATGTGATCTTTGTGTCTTATGTTCCACCCAAGTCCAAGTCTGGCTCTGGCCTGAAGGATGGGTTGGGCAGTGGAAGCTCCAGCAGCAGGACTAATGCTACGGCTGGAAGAGACACAGGTCAGGTCCAGAGCCCCTCCATCAGCCTCAATGGTTCCGGTCCAGCAGAGGGGGTCATAGTTGAGAGTTTAAACCCAAAGTGTCTGATAGGAACCACTAAGCAGTGTCCAGATAATCTGGAGATGGACACTGAGGCGGGAAGCTCACGGAGTCCCAGCAAGGAAGAACATCCTGCAACAGTACAG CAGAACTCTGAACTTCCTGTTCCTGCGGGGACATCTTCATCAGCACCAGAACCTTGTCAAAAGTCCGACCACCAGCTCAGGAACATATTTGGGATTacagctgatgtaaaaatttgCCTTCAAAAGATTGATGAAATGCCACATTGGTGTGTCTCAGCAAGCGTGGTACAAACAAAGTCCCGAGGTCCAGTGGACGGGAGTGACCCGTCGAGAGATGTTCTAAAAGCCAAAGAGGTTTCTCTGCAGGACTTTCCCAGTCCAGATAAACTGGACGATAACGTCCGGACTGAACGGGAGCACTCACTGTCGCCTCACTCCAGAACTCTGAGAAGTCCGTGTGTCTCAAAGGAGAACTGCTGTTCCTTTTCACCTCAAGCCAAGCCTGTGTTCGGCTACGTTGAACCCATTGACGAGGACTTCCCCGACGAAAACGACCTTCCCCAGTTACAGGACACGCCTGTCCATCCTCAGACGCAGACATGTGTGGAAGTCACCGCGAACACTAGGAGAATGGGCCGGACAAGGAAACGCACCATGTGTCTGTGCTGTGTCCCCCCTACTCTGCTTCCCGTTATCAAATCCGGCACCAGGTTGGAAGAGTTGGAGATGTGGATGTCGGCGATAGAGCCGGCGAATAAACGAGTAGGGCGAACGAAGGCTGCGAGGAAAACCTCCACGAGGATCAGCCACCCCAACTGTAGGGTACACAAGCCTCCAGCCGGCAGTGACCCCTCCACTGTCCCTGAGGGGTTGAAAAGACACGAACAGATCAAGAAACACAATGAACATCAGGCGAAGAAGCTACCCAAATGA
- the LOC111612146 gene encoding uncharacterized protein LOC111612146 isoform X2 produces the protein MEGCGDWEINIPVEAEVKTVPLKNLPNSVIRKIGPPVFEGDPARKQSDSTDVTWICPAVVRRKGQDFVSGSGRHLADNLLSFVGTQVPASPLKMSFVSSNRAARDVLMNISPGRRSSKEELLSQDSALLANDDAVIVYKGQIYLCIRKAKRRTRRTRKRQPELIGRRPKVKIDAGKVKRCEKAVLKTKGVPLVRDESLAPQPSDSTLRADSNSPGGDQEEASVWTNHMNGSQVNSQEDDHSGSQWWTRAEPVGGPAASTSRDSDYEELEREEEIAHLYQLI, from the exons ATGGAAGGGTGTGGAGATTGGGAAATTAACATTCCTGTGGAGGCCGAGGTGAAAACCGTTCCCCTGAAGAATTTACCAAACTCGGTCATCAGAAAAATAGGCCCCCCCGTCTTTGAGGGCGACCCTGCCCGGAAGCAGAGTGACTCAACAGATGTGACATGGATCTGTCCAGCGGTGGTCAGAAGGAAAGGACAGGACTTTGTCTCAGGCTCAGGAAGACATTTGGCTGACAACTTGCTCTCGTTCGTAGGCACGCAGGTTCCAGCCAGTcctttgaaaatgtcttttgtttCCTCCAACCGAGCAGCCAGGGACGTGCTCATGAACATCTCCCCTGGAAGACGTTCGTCCAAAGAAGAGCTTTTGAGTCAGGACTCAGCTCTGCTGGCCAATGATGACGCTGTCATCGTCTACAAAGGGCAAATTTATCTGTGCATCAGGAAAGCCAAGAGGAGAACTCGGAGGACACGGAAACGGCAGCCG GAGCTCATTGGTCGCAGACCGAAGGTAAAAATCGATGCAGGTAAAGTGAAGCGCTGTGAGAAGGCCGTGCTGAAAACAAAAGGCGTTCCCTTGGTCAGGGATGAGTCCTTGGCCCCTCAGCCTTCTGACAGCACACTCAGAGCAGACAGTAACAGTCCAGGAGGAGACCAGGAAGAGGCTTCTGTCTGGACCAATCACATGAATGGAAGTCAGGTGAACAGTCAGGAAGATGATCACAGTGGCAGCCAGTGGTGGACACGGGCGGAGCCCGTTGGGGGCCCTGCCGCCTCCACATCCAGAGATTCTGACTATGAAGAGCTGGAGCGGGAGGAGGAGATAGCTCACCTGTATCAACTCATCTAG
- the LOC111612146 gene encoding uncharacterized protein LOC111612146 isoform X1, translating into MEGCGDWEINIPVEAEVKTVPLKNLPNSVIRKIGPPVFEGDPARKQSDSTDVTWICPAVVRRKGQDFVSGSGRHLADNLLSFVGTQVPASPLKMSFVSSNRAARDVLMNISPGRRSSKEELLSQDSALLANDDAVIVYKGQIYLCIRKAKRRTRRTRKRQPVCQAAMPSTSGQQSTSHTRELIGRRPKVKIDAGKVKRCEKAVLKTKGVPLVRDESLAPQPSDSTLRADSNSPGGDQEEASVWTNHMNGSQVNSQEDDHSGSQWWTRAEPVGGPAASTSRDSDYEELEREEEIAHLYQLI; encoded by the exons ATGGAAGGGTGTGGAGATTGGGAAATTAACATTCCTGTGGAGGCCGAGGTGAAAACCGTTCCCCTGAAGAATTTACCAAACTCGGTCATCAGAAAAATAGGCCCCCCCGTCTTTGAGGGCGACCCTGCCCGGAAGCAGAGTGACTCAACAGATGTGACATGGATCTGTCCAGCGGTGGTCAGAAGGAAAGGACAGGACTTTGTCTCAGGCTCAGGAAGACATTTGGCTGACAACTTGCTCTCGTTCGTAGGCACGCAGGTTCCAGCCAGTcctttgaaaatgtcttttgtttCCTCCAACCGAGCAGCCAGGGACGTGCTCATGAACATCTCCCCTGGAAGACGTTCGTCCAAAGAAGAGCTTTTGAGTCAGGACTCAGCTCTGCTGGCCAATGATGACGCTGTCATCGTCTACAAAGGGCAAATTTATCTGTGCATCAGGAAAGCCAAGAGGAGAACTCGGAGGACACGGAAACGGCAGCCGGTATGTCAGGCTGCCATGCCTTCAACATCAGGCCAGCAATCTACAAGCCACACCAGG GAGCTCATTGGTCGCAGACCGAAGGTAAAAATCGATGCAGGTAAAGTGAAGCGCTGTGAGAAGGCCGTGCTGAAAACAAAAGGCGTTCCCTTGGTCAGGGATGAGTCCTTGGCCCCTCAGCCTTCTGACAGCACACTCAGAGCAGACAGTAACAGTCCAGGAGGAGACCAGGAAGAGGCTTCTGTCTGGACCAATCACATGAATGGAAGTCAGGTGAACAGTCAGGAAGATGATCACAGTGGCAGCCAGTGGTGGACACGGGCGGAGCCCGTTGGGGGCCCTGCCGCCTCCACATCCAGAGATTCTGACTATGAAGAGCTGGAGCGGGAGGAGGAGATAGCTCACCTGTATCAACTCATCTAG
- the LOC102221578 gene encoding insulin-like growth factor I isoform X1 gives MHPSCRHSAPTLTLKVLCVRFCVFYCSMCLAGWPLFSEGARLRCGSELLSDLLFVCGDRGIYLGKGSWSGYGPRPRGKGIVDQCCRSSGCELYHLEMYCAKPKAKQLTTRSPTTTSTTATHTTTAVLDMFEDVFRKRLLETLGAPNSPQREAYRKKTPSSLPWKSKMSSPPPRVRVNVQNSTSWPPSASGRSV, from the exons ATGCACCCCTCATGCCGCCACTCTGCCCCAACACTCACACTCAAG GTGTTGTGTGTTCGGTTCTGCGTGTTCTACTGCAGCATGTGTCTGGCGGGTTGGCCCCTGTTCTCGGAGGGGGCCCGGCTGCGCTGCGGCTCCGAGCTCCTCAGTGACCTCCTGTTCGTCTGTGGGGATCGGGGAATCTACTTGG GTAAAGGCTCCTGGTCGGGGTACGGCCCTCGGCCCAGGGGGAAGGGAATAGTGGACCAGTGTTGCAGATCCTCCGGCTGTGAACTTTACCACCTGGAGATGTATTGTGCCAAGCCAAAAGCCAAGCAGCTAACCACAAGATCCCCAACCACAACTTCAACCacagcaacacacacaaccactgCAGTTCTAGACATG TTTGAAGATGTGTTTCGGAAGAGGCTTTTGGAGACGCTGGGAGCTCCCAACAGCCCACAGAGAGAGGCCTACAGAAAGAAAACTCCTTCGTCGCTTCCGTGGAAAAGCAAAATGTCGTCGCCGCCGCCGCGCGTGAGGGTCAACGTGCAGAACTCGACCAGCTGGCCTCCCTCAGCCTCGGGACGCTCCGTCTGA
- the LOC102221578 gene encoding insulin-like growth factor I isoform X2, with translation MRWRRNYDAVGSFCASASGGDGRLGVASGSDQILPKSRNENGKGSWSGYGPRPRGKGIVDQCCRSSGCELYHLEMYCAKPKAKQLTTRSPTTTSTTATHTTTAVLDMFEDVFRKRLLETLGAPNSPQREAYRKKTPSSLPWKSKMSSPPPRVRVNVQNSTSWPPSASGRSV, from the exons ATGAGGTGGAGGAGGAACTACGACGCAGTCGGTTCTTTCTGTGCTTCAGCTTCTGGAGGTGATGGACGGCTGGGTGTAGCGTCCGGTTCCGACCAAATTCTCCCGAAAAGTCGCAATGAAAACG GTAAAGGCTCCTGGTCGGGGTACGGCCCTCGGCCCAGGGGGAAGGGAATAGTGGACCAGTGTTGCAGATCCTCCGGCTGTGAACTTTACCACCTGGAGATGTATTGTGCCAAGCCAAAAGCCAAGCAGCTAACCACAAGATCCCCAACCACAACTTCAACCacagcaacacacacaaccactgCAGTTCTAGACATG TTTGAAGATGTGTTTCGGAAGAGGCTTTTGGAGACGCTGGGAGCTCCCAACAGCCCACAGAGAGAGGCCTACAGAAAGAAAACTCCTTCGTCGCTTCCGTGGAAAAGCAAAATGTCGTCGCCGCCGCCGCGCGTGAGGGTCAACGTGCAGAACTCGACCAGCTGGCCTCCCTCAGCCTCGGGACGCTCCGTCTGA